One segment of Candidatus Dormiibacterota bacterium DNA contains the following:
- a CDS encoding GNAT family N-acetyltransferase — MILRPVGAADADHLYRVFASTRAAELCLTGLPTAQLDALLRLQFTAQDRQYRAAHPDAQHSVITVDGEDAGQLWVARERDAIHLLDIALLPEHQGGGVGSTLVRRLQEEAATSARWLRLHVARTSPAVALYLRLGFRSMGGDGVYREMAWTAVTAAEAAG, encoded by the coding sequence GTGATCCTCCGGCCGGTCGGAGCCGCCGATGCCGACCACCTGTACCGGGTCTTCGCGAGCACCCGCGCGGCGGAGCTGTGCCTGACCGGGCTGCCCACCGCACAGCTCGACGCGCTGCTGCGCCTGCAGTTCACCGCCCAGGACCGGCAGTACCGTGCCGCGCACCCCGACGCCCAGCACAGCGTGATCACCGTCGACGGCGAGGACGCGGGCCAGCTGTGGGTCGCCCGCGAGCGCGACGCCATCCACCTCCTCGACATCGCGCTGCTGCCCGAGCACCAGGGCGGCGGGGTGGGCTCCACGCTGGTTCGGAGGCTCCAGGAGGAGGCGGCCACCAGCGCGCGGTGGCTGCGCCTGCACGTGGCCCGGACCAGCCCGGCGGTCGCCCTCTACCTGCGGCTGGGCTTCCGCTCCATGGGCGGCGACGGCGTGTACCGGGAGATGGCCTGGACGGCGGTCACGGCCGCAGAGGCAGCCGGTTGA
- a CDS encoding twin-arginine translocation signal domain-containing protein → MNFSRRDILKGAAATLLTGATSLAISPAPARAVGGGATPPATGVDELSQQAFAAAVGTDFHVHVGAMQTATLRLASVADLVTPPGSPAPAPGKEGFSLLFTGTPKHGFPQGTYTLDSARLGSFPLFLVAVGAAGSTTSYEAVVNRLWP, encoded by the coding sequence GTGAACTTCAGCCGACGCGACATCCTCAAGGGCGCGGCCGCGACCCTGCTGACGGGTGCGACCTCGCTCGCCATCTCCCCGGCGCCGGCGCGCGCCGTCGGCGGCGGCGCGACACCTCCCGCGACCGGGGTCGACGAGCTGTCCCAGCAGGCGTTCGCGGCGGCGGTGGGCACCGACTTCCACGTCCACGTCGGGGCCATGCAGACCGCCACGCTGCGCCTGGCCAGCGTCGCCGACCTGGTCACGCCGCCGGGATCGCCGGCGCCGGCGCCGGGCAAGGAGGGGTTCTCGCTGCTCTTCACCGGGACCCCGAAGCACGGGTTCCCGCAGGGCACCTACACCCTCGACAGCGCCCGCCTCGGCAGCTTCCCGCTGTTCCTGGTGGCGGTCGGCGCCGCCGGGTCGACGACCAGCTACGAAGCGGTGGTCAACCGACTGTGGCCGTGA